The nucleotide sequence GCTGCGCCAACAAGCGCGTGAGCGCAAGGATCCCCTGCCGGACGATCCGTGGATGGATGCGCTGCACTACGACAGTTTCGATCTCACGCGACTGGCTATTACTTTTGAAGAGCGCGTGAAATCCGGCGACGGCACCGGCGCGGGTCGCATCCTTGAACGCATGGAAACCGTGGCACCCGATCATTGGATGGTGCGACGGTTTCGCGCCGTCGCGCTGGGCCGTCTCGGCCGTCATCGTGAGGCCGCCCTCGACTACGAGGCCGCCCTCGCGGCGGGAGGTGATCTCGCGGTGCTTTATCCCGCGGCGGTCACGGCGTGGCGCGCCGCCGGTGAGCTGGACCGCGCCACCCAACAGCTCCGCGCGGGATTGGAGGCGACCCCTCGCACCGTGGCGTTGTGGATCTTGGCGGCGGATATGGAGCGACAGGCGGGCGATCTGCCTCAAGCCCGTTCGAGCCTCGAAACGGCCCTTCGTCTGGCGCCCGATAACGTGGCGGCTCTGCGTGAGTTGGCGTCATTGCATTGGCAGGCCGATCGGCGGGCCGACGCCGGATTGTTGTTGGAAAAGATTCGCCGCCTCGCGCCCGACGATGTCGCGGCGCGGGCGATGTTGGGCCAGTTGTTTTATGAAGCCGGGCAACTCGATGACGCCATCACGGTGCTCACCGAAGCCGTCGCCTTACATACCGACTCGTCGCGAGTGATGCCATTGTTGGCGGCAGTGTGGCTACGCCGTGGCAATGACCATGCTCGCGCCGGTCGCACGACTGATGCCGTGGCGGACTACGACCGCGCCATCGCGGCGTGGCCGACCTACGCCGAAGCCTACACCAACAAAGCCAAACTTTTCCTACGGCAGGGAGAATCGCGCGCCGCGCTCGACGCGTATCGCCCGTTGGTGGATCGCGATCCGCGAAATCCGGTCGTGCACCTCACCTGGGGCGACATCCAGGCCGCCGCCGGAGAGCGTCCCGCCGCGGTGCAGGCCTGGCGGCAGGCCCGGTCATTTCTCGACTCTGCTTCTGATCCCGCGCTGCGGTCCGCCATTGATTCCCGACTGCCATGAACCGACACGGTCTTCGCTGCGCGTTTTTCTTCGGTGGATTGATTCCGGCCGTGTTGCTCTCTGCCGCGCTCGAAGACGTCACCACAGCCAGCGGGCTGGTCTATCAACACGCGGATCAAGCGACGGTGCCCTTGCGAGGCGCCACGGAAGCCGGCCGCATCACCAAGACCGTCGTGTCCAATCACGCCGGAGCCGCTGCGGTCGATGTTGATGGCGATGGCTGGACAGACTTGCTGACCGCACGTTACGACGCGCCGCCGCTGCTTTTTCGCAATCGCGGCGACGGCACCTTTGTCGACGAAGCGATAGCGAGAGGCCTGGGCGCCGCGGTCAATGCCGCGGCCTTTGGGGCGGGCGATCTGGACAATGACGGCGATGCCGACCTCGTGGTGGTGATGCATCGCGGCTCGCGCCACTTGCTGTTCATCAATGATGGCACTGGTCACTTCACCGAACAGGCCGTTGCGCGCGGCGCGGCGGTGACCTCTGCGCTGGCCGACCACGAAAGCTACAGCGTCGGGCTGGTGGACTACGATCGGGACGGCTGGCTGGATATTTACGTCAGCGAATGGGGCGTGCCCGACACTGCGGAAAACGCGTTGCACTCGGTATTGTTGCGCAATCGGGGAGCCGTCGCACCGGCGCACTTTACGAATGTCACGGCGGCCGCGGGGTTGGTGCAGCCGCCGGTGGGGAAGGCGGAGCATTTTGCGTTTTCTTCCGCTTGGGCCGACTTTGACGACGACGGTTGGCCCGATCTCGCGCTGGTGGCGGATTTCGGGTCGAGTCGGATGTATTGGAATAATGGCGACGGGACGTTCACCGACGGCACCGCCGCGTCGGGCCTGGCCCGGGAGGAGTTTGGCATGGGGGTGGCGGTGGCGGATTACGACGGCGATGGTCGGCTCGATCTGTTTGTGACTTCGATTTACGAGCCGTTCTTTCACCAGCGCAGTGGCACGCACGAAGGCAACAAACTGTATCGCAATCTCGGTGACCGCCGTTTCGCCGAGGTGGCGACCACCGCCGGCGTCGATCGCACCGGGTGGGGGTGGGGGGCGGCGTTCTTCGATTACGAAAACGATGGTGATCCGGACCTCATGGTGGCCAACGGCATGGACGCGTCCGAACTCGGTCCGGCGGGGCCGTTCTACGCGGCATTGACCGATCAAACCGCGTTGCGACAAAACGACGGCAGCGGACGCTTCAACGACTTCTCCAATATTGCCGGCGTGCGCGACACGGGCCTCTCCAAGGCGGTGGTGGTGTGGGACTATGACAACGACGGCGACGAGGACGTGCTGCTCACGCAAACCTTTGGCCCCGCGATGGCGTATCGCAACACGGCCACCGCCAACGGCAACCGTTGGATCCGGTTTAAGTTTCGCGGTCATGCGTCCAATCGCTCGGGTTATGGGGCGGTGGTGACGGTTTCCGATGCCGGGGCCTCCCGCACCAATCTGTTCAATCCCACCAACGCCTACATCGGCCAGCGCGAAGGCGCGTTGCATTTTGGATTGGGGGCCCATGCCGGTAGCGCGGTCGATCGCGTCACCGTGCGCTGGCCGAGCGGCGTCGTGCAGCGGGTCGAGAACCTGGCTACGAACCAACTGCACGTGCTCGAAGAGCCCGATCTCGCACCGATCGCGCCCGTCTTTACGACGCAACCCACCGGAGGCGAGTTTGAGCTGAAGCAAAGAATCGAACTCTCCGTCGAAGCGACCGGCATCCCGGCGCCGATTTATGAATGGAAGCGGGACGGCGTCACCATCGCGGGCGCCACCGGCCAATCCTTTACCATCGAACGTGCCCAGCCCATCGACGCCGGCCGTTACACCGTGGTGGCGCGAAATCCGCAGGGAACGGTCGACAGTGACGCGGCGGTGATCGAGATCGCGTTCGATCCGGGGCAATATTCCGTGGCGCGGTGGTGGAATGAATTTTTGCTCGCCGCGATACGGAAGGACTATCCCGACCCGCCGGTGCACGCGCGGAATCTTTACCATTTGTCGGCGGTGTTTTGGGATACGTATTGGGCTTACCATCCCGAGGGATGGAGCCGGGCGGAGCCCATTTTCAGCGAAGAGACGATAACGGCCGCCGGCGTGGTCGGAGGGCGCGAAGCCGCGCATCATCAAGCGACCTGTTACGCGGCCTATCGGTTGCTGACGGAGCGGTTCCGACTCAGCCCCGGAGCGGCGCGGTCGTTGTTCGGCTTTCGTTGGTTGATGGCGCAGTTCGGTTACGACCCCGACCATACGCTCACCGCGGGCGATTCTCCGGCCGCGGTCGGCAACCGCATCGCTGCCGCCGTCTTGGCGGCGACCCTCGACGACGGCGCCAATGAGCGCGGGCGTTATGCCGACCTCACCGGTTATGCGTCCGTGAATGAGCCGATGATCGTGGCGACGCCCGGGACCGCCATGGTCGATCCCAACGCGTGGCAACCTCTCGCGCTCGCGTATGCGATTTCCCAAAACGGCATCCCCATTGGCGAATCGGTGCAGACGTTTGTCGGCGTCAATGCGCGCAACATGACGCCGTTCGCGCTCGTCAAACCCACGCCGACGACGTTTGCCATCGATCCGGGGCCGCCCCCTCAACTCGGCACCGCCACCGATGCCGACTTCAAAGCCCAGGCGCTTGAGGTCATCGCGGTTTCCGCGCATCTCGATCCGGCCGATGGTGAGACGCTGGATATCTCCCCCGGCAGCCTGCTCAACAATCCCCTCGGCACGAATGCGGGCACCGGCCATGCGCTCAACCCGGTGACCGGCGAGGCCTATGTGCCCAACATTGCACTACACGCGGACTACGGTCGGGTTTTGGCCGAGTTCTGGGCCGACGGTCCTTCCTCGGAAACGCCACCGGGACATTGGAATGTGCTCTTCAATGAGATCGCCGATGACCCTCGGCTCGTGCGCCGCTACGCCGGACAAGGCGCGGAGCTCTCCGCCTTGGAATGGGATGTGCGGGGTTACCTCGCGCTCAATGGTGGTCTCTACGATGCCGCCCTCACGGCGTGGGGCGTCAAACGCATCTACGATTCCGCGCGCCCGATTTCGATGATCCGT is from Synoicihabitans lomoniglobus and encodes:
- a CDS encoding tetratricopeptide repeat protein, whose protein sequence is MALPHFSRSPSFAPARARRCSRLLRPLVAAAVILLAACSRTTDTAAVTPPPRPVLDAFPAAWRERVDAAETALARTPEDASAWSRLGRLYHANSFLVEAQTCYEQAVAIDPADVGSTRYLADVAREQGDPAAEQRWLAETVRRQPAYVAARLQLAELHYKTGERSAALTAFQDVLQEYPNNGYATIALARDELAQGRSDAARRRLEAFVVDNAGWSSAYAVLAQIHAATGDIERAAALRQQARERKDPLPDDPWMDALHYDSFDLTRLAITFEERVKSGDGTGAGRILERMETVAPDHWMVRRFRAVALGRLGRHREAALDYEAALAAGGDLAVLYPAAVTAWRAAGELDRATQQLRAGLEATPRTVALWILAADMERQAGDLPQARSSLETALRLAPDNVAALRELASLHWQADRRADAGLLLEKIRRLAPDDVAARAMLGQLFYEAGQLDDAITVLTEAVALHTDSSRVMPLLAAVWLRRGNDHARAGRTTDAVADYDRAIAAWPTYAEAYTNKAKLFLRQGESRAALDAYRPLVDRDPRNPVVHLTWGDIQAAAGERPAAVQAWRQARSFLDSASDPALRSAIDSRLP
- a CDS encoding FG-GAP-like repeat-containing protein, whose protein sequence is MNRHGLRCAFFFGGLIPAVLLSAALEDVTTASGLVYQHADQATVPLRGATEAGRITKTVVSNHAGAAAVDVDGDGWTDLLTARYDAPPLLFRNRGDGTFVDEAIARGLGAAVNAAAFGAGDLDNDGDADLVVVMHRGSRHLLFINDGTGHFTEQAVARGAAVTSALADHESYSVGLVDYDRDGWLDIYVSEWGVPDTAENALHSVLLRNRGAVAPAHFTNVTAAAGLVQPPVGKAEHFAFSSAWADFDDDGWPDLALVADFGSSRMYWNNGDGTFTDGTAASGLAREEFGMGVAVADYDGDGRLDLFVTSIYEPFFHQRSGTHEGNKLYRNLGDRRFAEVATTAGVDRTGWGWGAAFFDYENDGDPDLMVANGMDASELGPAGPFYAALTDQTALRQNDGSGRFNDFSNIAGVRDTGLSKAVVVWDYDNDGDEDVLLTQTFGPAMAYRNTATANGNRWIRFKFRGHASNRSGYGAVVTVSDAGASRTNLFNPTNAYIGQREGALHFGLGAHAGSAVDRVTVRWPSGVVQRVENLATNQLHVLEEPDLAPIAPVFTTQPTGGEFELKQRIELSVEATGIPAPIYEWKRDGVTIAGATGQSFTIERAQPIDAGRYTVVARNPQGTVDSDAAVIEIAFDPGQYSVARWWNEFLLAAIRKDYPDPPVHARNLYHLSAVFWDTYWAYHPEGWSRAEPIFSEETITAAGVVGGREAAHHQATCYAAYRLLTERFRLSPGAARSLFGFRWLMAQFGYDPDHTLTAGDSPAAVGNRIAAAVLAATLDDGANERGRYADLTGYASVNEPMIVATPGTAMVDPNAWQPLALAYAISQNGIPIGESVQTFVGVNARNMTPFALVKPTPTTFAIDPGPPPQLGTATDADFKAQALEVIAVSAHLDPADGETLDISPGSLLNNPLGTNAGTGHALNPVTGEAYVPNIALHADYGRVLAEFWADGPSSETPPGHWNVLFNEIADDPRLVRRYAGQGAELSALEWDVRGYLALNGGLYDAALTAWGVKRIYDSARPISMIRYMGGLGQSSDPAQPSYHADGLPLVEGMVEVITTASAATGQRHAHLSDHIGEVAIRAWAGKPADIASEVGGVDWILATTWVPYQLDTFVSPAFPGYVSGHSTFSRAAAEVLTLLTGTPFFPGGLGEFHFDQNDFLRFEIGPAADITLQWATYYDAADQAGRSRLYGGIHIAADDVVGRMLGSQVGMDAFLKAQALRQGRAVPRGLLNLSTRGRAGAGNSVLIAGFVMGGDESKEVLLRSVGPTLGRLGVDPVVRDPRLALYPANATESIQNNDAWHAGPRADRVEELSREVGAFALDANSADAADVATLGPGGYTVINEGAQSPDEIVLTEVYGRDLVNLSTRGEVGDGDGVLIAGFVIETADPALVLIRGIGPSLAPLGVTGALLDPRLSVFRRLPDGSTELIASNDNWQDDARASLTLDASHRAGAFAIPSASADAALVLQLPSGVYSVHVSGADGTSGIALAEIYHVE